The following are encoded in a window of Telmatobacter sp. DSM 110680 genomic DNA:
- a CDS encoding NADH-quinone oxidoreductase subunit I, with protein MSVVRNIAAIAKGMSITFGEMLQPTNVENYPDGKGAMRGAKFEQRFRGGHVLQRDENGLEKCVACFLCAAACPANCIFIEAAENTDEVRISSSERYAKVYNIDYNRCIFCGYCVEACPTDAITHGHAFELASLNATNLVMRKEDMLLPVSAIAAAR; from the coding sequence ATGTCGGTTGTACGCAATATAGCGGCGATTGCCAAGGGAATGAGCATCACCTTCGGGGAGATGCTGCAGCCCACCAATGTTGAAAACTATCCCGATGGCAAGGGGGCGATGCGCGGCGCGAAGTTTGAGCAGCGCTTCCGCGGCGGACATGTACTGCAGAGGGATGAAAACGGCTTGGAAAAGTGCGTCGCCTGCTTTTTGTGCGCGGCAGCCTGCCCGGCCAACTGCATTTTTATCGAAGCGGCGGAGAACACTGACGAAGTTCGCATCTCGTCTTCAGAGCGGTACGCGAAGGTCTACAACATCGACTACAACCGTTGCATCTTCTGCGGATACTGTGTCGAAGCCTGTCCCACCGACGCCATTACGCACGGCCACGCGTTTGAACTGGCCAGCTTGAATGCCACGAACCTGGTGATGCGCAAAGAAGATATGCTGCTGCCCGTCAGTGCGATTGCGGCCGCTCGGTAG
- a CDS encoding tetratricopeptide repeat protein, producing the protein MKAFGTIAILSALGACIGSLSRLPDASPHAAVQQPREQIAASTSRSGNDDDSDTASAPTWSRDIAPVLYKNCATCHHPGGGGPFSLLTYENARRWGPQILTVTQSRFMPPWLPESGYGDFADVRRLSDEDQALLKRWVADKMPQGNLSTAPAPPHYDATWLIGKPDLVLKLKRPFTLNGGGTDVFRNFILPYPLKQTEYVRAMEIRPGAPEVVHHANVIIDRTGSLRRQHPVNWEDGIAGMELLIDSGNRFDPDSHFLFWKPDSPALIEPEGMPWRLDPGNDLILNMHLKPSGKSETLDAQVGLYFTEDPPAKQPMLLALERDDALDIPAGNSDFVVEDSLTLPIDVDVLGVYPHAHYLGHDMKGWAMLPDGQKKWLIWIRDWDIDRQAVYRYKAPILLPKGTVLHMRYSYDNSSSNVHNPHAPPVRVRAGNRSEDEMAFLWLQVLPVNTSSDAPDPRLLLEAAWMRNRLRKTPTDPISLYNYAAALAGKGKFAEATMVFQRLLKITPADERSRSALGVALDGQGKWKEAIETFRAVVAHDQGACDARFDLANVELRHEQFQDAEADFRSQIGACTQDADVHAGLGTALEGENKLDEAHAEFRRSLEIAPGNLRGLLGSADIESEAGDFESAIQLLKQATSLHPDSAEAHEELARAYAQNGNQNSALAELKKAVELAPNDPQLHAALSQVLSSTGNVAQAIEEQRTALKLFDGDADGWNNLGVLESRTGKTAAARADFEHALRLKPDHPQARANLARLRDPN; encoded by the coding sequence ATGAAAGCTTTCGGCACTATCGCCATCTTGTCGGCACTCGGGGCATGCATAGGGTCCTTGAGCCGTCTGCCGGACGCAAGCCCGCATGCCGCGGTGCAACAACCACGCGAGCAGATTGCGGCTTCGACGTCGCGTTCAGGAAATGATGACGATTCTGACACTGCTTCCGCGCCTACGTGGAGTCGCGACATTGCGCCCGTCCTTTACAAGAACTGCGCTACTTGTCACCACCCCGGCGGGGGCGGCCCGTTCAGCTTGCTGACGTATGAGAATGCGCGCCGCTGGGGTCCGCAGATTCTGACGGTCACGCAATCGCGCTTTATGCCGCCGTGGCTCCCCGAGTCAGGATACGGTGATTTTGCCGATGTTCGCCGTCTCAGCGACGAAGATCAAGCGCTGTTGAAGCGCTGGGTCGCCGACAAGATGCCGCAAGGTAATCTCTCAACAGCCCCCGCTCCGCCGCATTACGATGCGACATGGCTCATCGGAAAGCCTGACTTGGTCCTCAAGTTGAAGCGCCCCTTCACGCTGAATGGCGGGGGGACGGATGTCTTCCGGAATTTCATTCTGCCTTACCCGCTCAAACAGACTGAGTACGTGCGAGCGATGGAGATCCGCCCGGGCGCGCCCGAGGTGGTTCACCATGCCAATGTGATCATAGATCGCACCGGCAGCCTGCGCCGCCAGCATCCGGTTAATTGGGAAGATGGGATCGCGGGGATGGAACTTCTGATCGACTCCGGCAACCGATTTGACCCGGACAGCCATTTTCTCTTCTGGAAGCCGGACTCTCCGGCCCTGATTGAACCCGAGGGGATGCCATGGCGACTCGATCCGGGTAACGATCTTATTTTGAATATGCACCTCAAGCCCTCAGGAAAATCGGAAACCCTCGACGCGCAGGTGGGCCTCTACTTCACCGAGGACCCGCCGGCGAAGCAACCGATGTTGCTGGCGCTGGAACGCGACGACGCGCTCGACATTCCTGCCGGCAATTCCGATTTTGTCGTCGAAGACTCGCTCACTCTGCCCATCGATGTGGACGTGCTCGGCGTTTATCCTCACGCGCACTATCTGGGACACGACATGAAGGGTTGGGCAATGCTTCCGGATGGTCAGAAGAAATGGTTGATCTGGATTCGCGACTGGGACATCGACCGCCAAGCTGTATACCGCTATAAGGCGCCTATCCTGCTGCCCAAAGGAACCGTTCTGCACATGCGCTATTCCTACGACAACTCGTCGTCGAATGTCCACAATCCTCACGCACCGCCAGTGCGGGTGCGGGCGGGCAACCGGTCTGAAGATGAGATGGCGTTTTTGTGGTTGCAGGTGTTGCCTGTGAACACGTCTTCGGATGCGCCGGATCCACGTCTGCTGCTGGAGGCAGCGTGGATGCGCAACCGTCTGCGCAAGACTCCAACGGATCCGATAAGCCTCTATAACTACGCTGCTGCGCTCGCGGGTAAAGGTAAATTTGCCGAGGCAACGATGGTGTTTCAGCGATTGCTGAAGATTACTCCCGCCGATGAACGCTCGCGTTCTGCATTGGGTGTTGCGCTCGACGGACAGGGCAAGTGGAAGGAAGCGATCGAGACATTTCGCGCCGTCGTTGCTCACGATCAAGGAGCATGTGACGCGCGCTTCGATCTTGCCAATGTCGAACTTCGCCACGAGCAATTCCAGGATGCTGAAGCAGACTTTCGCTCCCAGATCGGGGCGTGTACTCAGGATGCAGATGTTCACGCTGGCCTTGGAACAGCCTTGGAAGGTGAAAACAAGTTAGACGAGGCACACGCTGAGTTTCGCCGCAGTCTGGAGATAGCACCGGGAAACTTGCGAGGTCTTCTGGGTTCAGCGGATATAGAGTCGGAAGCTGGTGATTTCGAGTCTGCGATTCAACTTCTCAAACAAGCTACGAGTCTTCATCCCGATTCTGCGGAAGCGCATGAGGAACTTGCCCGGGCTTATGCCCAAAACGGCAACCAAAACTCCGCGCTGGCCGAGTTGAAGAAGGCTGTTGAATTGGCTCCGAATGACCCTCAACTGCACGCGGCTCTTTCCCAGGTTCTCTCTTCGACCGGGAATGTGGCGCAGGCGATAGAAGAACAACGAACTGCACTCAAGCTGTTTGATGGCGATGCCGACGGTTGGAACAATCTCGGTGTGCTTGAGTCCAGAACAGGGAAGACTGCCGCGGCGCGCGCGGATTTTGAACATGCCCTGCGGCTGAAGCCAGATCACCCGCAAGCTCGCGCGAATCTGGCACGTCTGCGCGACCCCAACTGA
- a CDS encoding redoxin domain-containing protein has protein sequence MRISFPRLAFTGLSALLLCPSALSARTFGIDLKGKPIRDLAGVDTRYVVLMFAASDCPICNRYVPEIARLSHEYSSRGVRIWWVFPNPGDTRSVVAKHNREFSIREQTVLDPQQTLVHLAHVAITPEAAIFKVDGGGMHEIYRGCVDDRYMAIGRERPQPEHHDLELALTAALNGTIIPQPAGPPVGCSVVFLQK, from the coding sequence ATGCGTATTTCCTTCCCACGTCTTGCCTTCACGGGCCTGTCGGCCCTTCTGTTATGCCCATCTGCGCTCTCTGCGCGGACATTTGGGATTGATCTGAAGGGCAAGCCGATTCGCGATCTTGCAGGGGTTGACACCCGCTACGTGGTGCTGATGTTTGCTGCCAGCGATTGCCCCATCTGCAATCGATACGTCCCGGAAATAGCCCGCCTTTCGCACGAGTATTCCTCGCGCGGAGTGCGGATATGGTGGGTCTTTCCTAACCCCGGAGACACGCGATCTGTGGTTGCGAAGCACAACCGGGAATTCTCCATTCGAGAGCAAACCGTGCTCGACCCGCAGCAGACTCTGGTTCATCTGGCGCACGTTGCCATCACGCCTGAAGCGGCGATCTTCAAGGTCGATGGCGGTGGGATGCACGAGATCTATCGCGGCTGCGTGGACGATCGTTACATGGCTATTGGTAGAGAAAGACCTCAGCCGGAACATCATGATCTCGAACTCGCCCTGACGGCTGCGCTCAATGGCACGATCATTCCGCAACCTGCCGGTCCCCCGGTGGGATGTTCCGTCGTCTTTCTGCAGAAATGA
- a CDS encoding UbiD family decarboxylase — MLGLQTTAGRNALAYEDLRDWISALEKNGELKRIREEVSPDLEITEITDRVSKIGAHGKGVTTKGKYSAGGPALLFENIKGYPGHKVLMNQFGSERRMAMALSVERLDEIAERIKGLMNVKAPSGLFDKLKMLPQLGALTSAFPKTVLAKDAPCKEVILRNNFDLNAFPILKCWPYDGGRFITLPCVHTRDPRNGKRNIGMYRMQVYDGQTTGMHWQRQKVAAEHYREALRAQAAAGSVGDSKSARVAAMAESAGGAVAIPDGPIGGIPQVVMGNLKGSRLEVAVAIGTEPATTFAAIVPAPPEVEEFMIAGFLRGKSVEIVKCETVDLEVPASAEIVLEGYVELGELRSEGPFGDHTGFYTMTDEYPVFHLTCITHRKDPIYAATIVGKPPMEDAWMGKAVERIFLPAMKLTIPEIVDINLPVEGVFHNLMLVSIKKSYPGQARKVMSAIWSLGQAMFTKCIVVVDEDCDVQDVGEVVLRVTNNIDPERDIQFTLGPIDSLDHSSRMPNYGSKMGIDATRKWKAEGFERPWPAMIEMDQATKAKVDSIWAALGF; from the coding sequence ATGCTGGGACTGCAGACGACCGCCGGGAGAAATGCGTTGGCATACGAAGATCTGCGCGACTGGATCAGTGCGCTGGAAAAGAATGGCGAACTCAAACGGATTCGCGAAGAGGTCTCGCCGGATCTTGAGATCACCGAAATCACCGACCGGGTAAGCAAGATTGGCGCGCATGGCAAAGGTGTCACCACAAAAGGGAAGTACTCGGCCGGTGGCCCAGCCCTGCTTTTCGAAAACATCAAGGGGTATCCCGGCCACAAAGTTTTGATGAATCAGTTCGGCAGCGAACGGCGCATGGCGATGGCGCTAAGCGTGGAGCGGCTCGACGAAATTGCCGAGCGCATCAAGGGCCTGATGAACGTCAAGGCTCCTTCGGGACTCTTCGACAAATTAAAAATGCTGCCGCAACTTGGTGCGTTGACCAGTGCATTTCCAAAGACGGTGCTCGCCAAAGATGCGCCGTGTAAGGAAGTAATTCTTCGCAACAACTTTGATCTGAATGCATTTCCGATCCTGAAGTGCTGGCCGTACGATGGCGGACGCTTTATCACTCTGCCGTGTGTGCACACGCGCGACCCACGCAACGGCAAACGCAATATCGGGATGTACCGCATGCAGGTGTACGACGGACAGACGACAGGCATGCACTGGCAGCGGCAGAAGGTGGCGGCAGAACACTATCGCGAAGCGCTGCGAGCGCAGGCCGCGGCCGGCTCCGTTGGCGATTCGAAGTCGGCAAGAGTCGCAGCGATGGCCGAGTCGGCGGGCGGAGCGGTGGCGATTCCCGACGGGCCGATCGGCGGCATTCCGCAAGTAGTGATGGGCAATCTGAAAGGCTCGCGTTTGGAAGTTGCCGTCGCCATCGGAACTGAACCGGCAACGACCTTTGCTGCGATTGTGCCCGCGCCGCCGGAGGTTGAAGAGTTCATGATCGCGGGATTTCTACGCGGCAAGTCAGTGGAGATTGTGAAGTGCGAGACGGTAGATCTCGAAGTGCCGGCCAGCGCAGAGATTGTGCTCGAGGGCTATGTTGAATTGGGCGAACTTCGCAGTGAGGGGCCTTTCGGGGACCACACCGGCTTCTACACCATGACCGACGAGTACCCCGTTTTCCACCTGACGTGCATTACGCATCGCAAAGATCCGATTTATGCAGCGACCATTGTGGGCAAACCTCCGATGGAAGATGCGTGGATGGGTAAGGCCGTAGAGCGGATTTTTCTTCCCGCGATGAAGCTGACGATTCCCGAGATCGTCGACATCAATTTGCCGGTCGAAGGCGTCTTTCACAACCTGATGCTGGTATCGATCAAGAAGAGCTACCCGGGGCAGGCGCGCAAGGTCATGAGCGCTATCTGGTCGCTGGGTCAGGCCATGTTTACGAAGTGCATCGTGGTGGTCGACGAAGATTGCGACGTGCAGGACGTTGGTGAGGTGGTACTGCGGGTGACGAACAATATCGACCCCGAGCGCGATATTCAATTCACGCTGGGGCCAATCGATTCGCTCGATCATTCGTCGCGCATGCCTAATTACGGATCGAAGATGGGCATCGACGCCACGCGCAAGTGGAAGGCCGAGGGTTTTGAGCGCCCGTGGCCCGCGATGATCGAGATGGATCAGGCAACAAAGGCGAAGGTCGATTCAATTTGGGCGGCGCTTGGATTTTGA
- a CDS encoding S53 family peptidase codes for MPPSPQVKCHPYFKLRRLTPHIQIGPLAPSPWNVPNLCTAYHWPNGLAGGGVIAIVELGGGWVQSDIDQYFKSINQPVPHITDVSVDGTKNSPNQSTGSNSDPDYEVALDIEVAGAAYYAATGKAATIRMYWSQDIASAVQKAANDGCDVCSISWGADEATWGTTAAQEMESAAATATDLGMVVFAASGDNDSSDGGSTPANVDAPSSCPHVVGCGGTYKTTTVETVWNDSPGQTNGEGTGGGYSTIFPVQSFQIGVPKPPAGSTFGKGRMVPDVSGDADPNTGYNVIVHGSTTVVGGTSAVAPLYAGLFAAFGKKLGFVTPSLYQNQADFNDITTGGNGYYNAAPGPDPCTGIGSPVGGKLASLFVKPA; via the coding sequence ATGCCTCCATCTCCGCAAGTGAAATGCCACCCCTACTTCAAGCTGCGCAGGCTTACTCCTCACATCCAGATCGGCCCCCTGGCTCCATCGCCATGGAACGTTCCCAATCTCTGCACCGCCTATCATTGGCCCAACGGCCTTGCAGGCGGAGGCGTGATCGCGATCGTCGAACTCGGCGGCGGCTGGGTGCAATCCGACATCGACCAGTACTTCAAGTCCATCAACCAACCAGTTCCGCATATCACTGACGTCTCCGTTGATGGCACCAAAAACAGCCCCAATCAGAGCACCGGTTCCAACAGCGACCCCGATTACGAAGTCGCGCTCGACATTGAGGTCGCAGGAGCCGCATATTACGCGGCTACCGGAAAGGCCGCCACCATTCGCATGTACTGGTCGCAGGACATCGCATCGGCGGTGCAAAAGGCGGCCAACGATGGCTGCGATGTGTGTTCCATTTCATGGGGAGCTGACGAAGCAACGTGGGGCACCACCGCGGCACAGGAGATGGAATCCGCCGCCGCGACCGCTACCGACCTCGGCATGGTCGTCTTTGCGGCGTCCGGCGACAACGACTCAAGCGATGGCGGCTCAACCCCTGCCAATGTCGATGCACCTTCCTCGTGTCCGCACGTCGTGGGTTGCGGAGGAACCTACAAAACCACCACCGTCGAGACCGTGTGGAACGACAGTCCGGGTCAGACCAATGGCGAAGGGACGGGCGGAGGCTACTCCACCATCTTTCCTGTGCAGAGTTTCCAGATCGGAGTACCCAAGCCGCCCGCCGGCTCAACGTTTGGAAAGGGCCGCATGGTCCCCGATGTCTCTGGTGACGCGGATCCCAACACTGGGTACAACGTTATCGTTCATGGATCAACCACTGTCGTCGGAGGGACATCGGCCGTTGCGCCGCTCTATGCGGGATTGTTCGCTGCGTTTGGAAAGAAGCTCGGGTTCGTCACTCCGTCGCTTTATCAAAACCAGGCTGACTTCAACGACATCACCACGGGCGGCAATGGCTATTACAACGCCGCTCCCGGACCCGATCCATGCACAGGCATCGGCTCCCCCGTCGGGGGCAAACTGGCGTCATTGTTCGTGAAACCCGCGTAG
- a CDS encoding arsenic transporter encodes MAHVAIWCISALSIALMLFRPFGVPEFVWTTAGALLLCVLRLIPLRLAGHAVAEGMDVYLFLTGMMLLSELAKTNGVFDWLANIAVKRANGSSRHLFTLIYGVGTVVTIFMSNDATAVVLTPAVLSAVKHAKAKPMPYLLTCAMIANAASFVLPISNPANLVVFRASMPPLMKWLAMFIGPSIISIIATYFLLRWFSRNDLDAPCDGASVDVKLTSLGKVSLFGIFAVAGVLLIASALKVDLGLPTCVAALVVASLVLIMGRSNPVRLVREISWTVLPLVAALFVIVEAVKSAGALQMLQAATEHATQWPRVESGLALAVAVGFGTNLVNNLPLGLIAGATLHSMTLRPLLSQAVLIGIDLGPNLSITGSLATILWLIAIRREGMHVSAWQFLKAGMLIMPISLVLAIGGALLFGGQ; translated from the coding sequence ATGGCGCATGTCGCAATCTGGTGCATATCTGCCCTCAGCATTGCGCTCATGCTCTTCAGGCCGTTCGGCGTTCCCGAGTTCGTGTGGACCACGGCGGGGGCGCTGCTGCTCTGTGTACTTCGCCTCATCCCCCTTAGGCTGGCTGGCCATGCGGTTGCCGAGGGGATGGATGTCTATCTTTTCCTCACAGGCATGATGCTGTTATCGGAGTTGGCGAAGACCAATGGCGTCTTTGACTGGCTGGCCAATATTGCGGTGAAGAGAGCCAATGGATCGTCACGGCACTTATTCACGCTGATCTACGGTGTTGGAACCGTGGTGACCATCTTCATGTCGAACGATGCCACTGCAGTGGTTCTTACTCCCGCGGTGCTCTCAGCTGTAAAACACGCCAAGGCAAAGCCAATGCCTTACCTGCTGACGTGCGCGATGATCGCGAACGCGGCCAGCTTTGTGCTGCCGATATCAAATCCCGCCAACCTCGTGGTCTTTCGCGCATCCATGCCGCCGCTGATGAAGTGGCTGGCTATGTTCATTGGGCCTTCCATCATTTCCATTATTGCCACTTACTTTTTGTTGCGCTGGTTTAGCCGCAACGATTTGGACGCGCCATGCGATGGGGCAAGTGTCGATGTAAAGCTCACGTCTCTGGGCAAAGTGAGCCTGTTCGGCATATTCGCCGTTGCGGGTGTTCTCCTGATTGCGTCGGCGCTCAAGGTGGACCTGGGCTTGCCAACGTGCGTCGCCGCCCTCGTGGTTGCATCCCTGGTGCTGATCATGGGCCGTTCCAATCCCGTGCGTCTGGTGCGCGAAATCAGCTGGACCGTGCTGCCGCTCGTAGCCGCCCTGTTTGTCATCGTAGAAGCAGTCAAGAGTGCAGGCGCATTGCAGATGCTGCAGGCGGCAACCGAACACGCAACTCAATGGCCGCGAGTGGAGAGCGGTTTAGCGCTGGCTGTAGCCGTCGGGTTTGGCACGAACCTCGTCAACAATCTGCCCCTGGGACTGATCGCCGGCGCCACTTTGCACAGCATGACGCTTCGCCCGCTTCTATCGCAGGCTGTACTGATTGGTATCGATCTGGGGCCGAATCTCTCCATCACTGGCTCCCTCGCGACGATATTGTGGCTTATCGCGATACGTCGCGAAGGGATGCATGTCAGCGCTTGGCAGTTCCTGAAAGCAGGCATGCTAATCATGCCGATCTCTCTGGTGCTGGCGATCGGCGGTGCGCTCTTATTCGGTGGGCAATAG
- a CDS encoding VTT domain-containing protein, whose protein sequence is MELPTQILLTYGYLLLFGWVLVEQFGIPLPATPVLLAAGAMSAEHQISFVVAFLAGLLACMTADTTWFLIGRRYGHHVLRILCKLSMEPTICVRRTQDSFGRRRGTMLMFAKFVPGLATLAAPVAGQNGMGLAKFLFFDSIGATLWLLALLSGGRLFGDALKRDPGLLNWVGRFSGALLLLGILGFFIVRVYRRRMVLKKLVASRLEPEELKAQLDSGEQVYIVDLRHPLELVAEPFTLPSALHFSPDALAARHIEIPRDRDVVLFCTCPSEATAAKTAMTLHKLGIERVRPLRGGYDEWKRLGFPLDAIPPVNPVIPVSEVVRELYRAH, encoded by the coding sequence ATGGAACTTCCCACGCAGATTCTCCTCACATACGGATATTTGCTGCTCTTCGGTTGGGTTCTGGTAGAGCAATTCGGCATCCCTTTGCCGGCCACACCGGTGCTCCTTGCAGCCGGGGCCATGTCGGCGGAACACCAGATCAGCTTTGTCGTTGCGTTTCTGGCAGGGCTGCTGGCCTGCATGACGGCAGACACGACCTGGTTTCTGATCGGCCGGCGCTACGGGCACCATGTGCTGCGTATTCTTTGCAAACTCTCGATGGAGCCGACCATCTGCGTTCGCCGCACGCAGGACTCGTTTGGGCGCCGCCGCGGCACCATGCTGATGTTCGCCAAGTTTGTGCCGGGCCTCGCAACACTTGCTGCGCCAGTGGCCGGGCAAAACGGCATGGGGCTGGCCAAATTTCTCTTCTTCGACAGTATTGGCGCGACGCTCTGGCTGCTTGCGCTGCTGAGCGGCGGAAGATTGTTCGGCGACGCGCTGAAGCGCGATCCCGGTCTTTTGAATTGGGTGGGAAGATTCTCGGGCGCGCTATTGCTCCTGGGCATTCTGGGATTCTTCATCGTGCGCGTGTATCGGCGGCGGATGGTCCTGAAGAAGCTGGTGGCTTCCCGCCTTGAACCTGAAGAACTGAAAGCGCAGCTCGATTCCGGCGAACAGGTATACATCGTGGACCTGCGGCATCCGCTGGAACTGGTCGCGGAACCGTTTACGCTGCCGAGCGCGTTGCATTTTTCGCCTGATGCGCTGGCCGCGCGGCATATTGAGATTCCGCGTGATCGGGATGTGGTGCTGTTCTGCACATGCCCCAGTGAAGCGACGGCAGCCAAGACTGCGATGACGCTACATAAGCTGGGGATCGAGCGCGTGCGTCCGCTGCGCGGCGGCTATGACGAGTGGAAGAGGCTGGGCTTTCCCCTCGATGCGATTCCCCCGGTGAATCCCGTCATCCCAGTATCCGAAGTGGTACGGGAACTCTACAGGGCGCACTGA
- a CDS encoding penicillin-binding transpeptidase domain-containing protein: MRLSCVCALGLAVIGTSFGAGSATALDVQHTVHHSRTASKHLAVRHTTHSSNSYTSLHRVHTTSSSASLHHAVLTGRHRHRYFGERFTASSFAKGDIFAGDVTAGEDPVVRQAAIDALGDMNGTAVVIDPSNGRILAMVNQKLALSPGAEPCSTIKISVALAALSEGLVTRDTPVQLAGFRMNMTDAIAKSNNLYFEELGRELGFERVRHYARQFGLGELAGYHIDGEQLGEYPSEALPTSEGGVGRMCSFGQGVSMTPLQLGAFVASIANGGTLYYLQHPTSTEEVMAFQPKVKRSLDIARYVPDLQDGMAGAVQYGTARRLRANFQELPVFGKTGTCSDKGTRFGWFVSYSESPQGSLVTVFFLEGGRPTFGPRAAELTGEFYKNLWDRNYFADKGTQNSATLQLTSAPSIR, from the coding sequence ATGAGACTGTCTTGCGTTTGTGCCTTGGGGCTAGCGGTTATTGGAACGAGTTTCGGCGCCGGAAGTGCGACTGCGCTTGACGTCCAGCACACCGTGCATCACTCGCGAACCGCGAGCAAACATCTTGCCGTCAGGCATACCACGCATTCCAGTAATTCCTACACCAGTCTTCATCGTGTACATACCACGAGTTCCAGCGCATCGCTGCATCATGCCGTTCTGACTGGCCGCCATCGTCATCGTTATTTTGGTGAGCGCTTCACGGCTAGCTCTTTCGCCAAGGGCGACATATTTGCAGGCGACGTCACGGCCGGAGAAGATCCGGTAGTTCGCCAGGCGGCAATTGACGCGCTGGGGGACATGAACGGTACCGCAGTAGTGATTGATCCTTCCAATGGCCGTATCCTCGCCATGGTCAATCAGAAACTGGCGCTTTCGCCGGGAGCCGAGCCCTGCTCCACCATCAAGATCTCTGTTGCGCTGGCAGCACTGAGTGAAGGCCTGGTCACACGCGACACCCCAGTTCAACTGGCAGGCTTCCGCATGAACATGACGGACGCCATTGCCAAGAGCAACAACCTTTATTTCGAGGAACTCGGCCGCGAACTCGGATTTGAACGAGTCCGCCACTATGCCAGGCAGTTTGGACTTGGGGAACTGGCCGGATACCACATCGATGGTGAGCAACTTGGCGAATATCCCTCCGAGGCTCTTCCCACTTCCGAAGGCGGAGTCGGGCGCATGTGCAGCTTTGGGCAGGGCGTTTCGATGACTCCTCTGCAGTTGGGCGCTTTCGTTGCCTCGATCGCCAACGGCGGAACTCTTTACTACTTGCAGCACCCCACATCGACCGAAGAGGTCATGGCCTTCCAGCCCAAGGTGAAGCGGTCCCTCGACATCGCCCGTTACGTGCCTGACCTGCAAGACGGGATGGCCGGCGCGGTGCAATATGGAACCGCCCGCCGCTTGCGCGCCAACTTCCAGGAACTGCCAGTCTTTGGCAAGACCGGAACCTGCTCCGACAAGGGAACGCGCTTCGGATGGTTTGTCTCGTACTCCGAATCGCCCCAAGGGAGCCTTGTGACGGTGTTCTTCCTCGAAGGCGGACGGCCTACGTTCGGCCCCCGCGCTGCCGAGCTGACCGGCGAGTTTTACAAGAATCTCTGGGATCGCAACTACTTCGCCGACAAAGGCACGCAAAATAGCGCCACTCTGCAACTTACCAGTGCCCCTTCCATCCGGTAG